The following are encoded in a window of Ricinus communis isolate WT05 ecotype wild-type chromosome 4, ASM1957865v1, whole genome shotgun sequence genomic DNA:
- the LOC8263436 gene encoding myb-related protein 306, translated as MGRPPCCEKIGVKKGPWTPEEDIILVSYIQEHGPGNWRSVPTNTGLLRCSKSCRLRWTNYLRPGIKRGNFTDHEEKMIVHLQALLGNRWAAIASYLPQRTDNDIKNYWNTHLEKKLTELKDGQDLDRLSVSQPKGQWERRLQTDIHLAKQALCEALSLDKPTTPLTHLKPSVATTGANGASNLIIRPYQAQELNTSTAYASSAENIARLLENWMKNSPRQVLTAENSSSSTEGAHSTTIPSSQGFNLLFSFNSSSNSDASQSVDENANLTPETSLFQDESKSDMEDNHHNHHLQQVPLSLLEKWLFDEGAVQGHDDLVNISLEETAIGLF; from the exons atGGGGAGACCACCTTGCTGTGAGAAAATAGGAGTGAAGAAAGGGCCATGGACCCCTGAAGAAGATATCATCTTGGTTTCTTATATTCAAGAACATGGACCTGGGAATTGGAGATCTGTTCCTACTAATACAG GTTTGCTTAGATGCAGTAAGAGTTGCAGGCTCAGATGGACTAATTATCTCCGGCCAGGTATTAAGCGTGGTAACTTCACGGATCACGAAGAGAAGATGATTGTACATCTCCAAGCTCTTCTTGGGAATAG ATGGGCAGCAATAGCATCTTATCTTCCTCAAAGAAcagataatgatataaaaaattattggaaCACCCATTTGGAAAAGAAGCTCACAGAGCTTAAAGATGGCCAAGATCTCGACAGGTTATCAGTTTCTCAACCAAAAGGTCAGTGGGAAAGAAGGCTTCAAACAGATATCCATTTGGCTAAACAAGCCCTTTGTGAAGCTCTATCTCTTGATAAACCAACTACTCCTTTAACTCACTTAAAGCCCTCTGTTGCTACTACTGGTGCGAATGGTGCCTCTAACCTAATCATAAGGCCATATCAAGCACAGGAATTAAATACTAGCACTGCTTATGCATCAAGTGCTGAAAACATAGCAAGGTTGCTTGAGAACTGGATGAAAAATTCACCAAGACAAGTTCTAACAGCAGAAAATTCTAGTTCTAGCACCGAAGGGGCACACAGTACAACAATACCTAGCAGTCAGGGCTTTAATTTACTCTTTAGCTTCAACTCATCATCCAATTCAGATGCATCTCAATCAGTGGACGAGAACGCGAATTTGACACCAGAAACCAGCCTCTTTCAAGATGAAAGCAAATCAGACATGGAGGACAATCACCATAACCATCATCTTCAACAAGTTCCTCTTTCATTGCTGGAGAAATGGCTCTTTGATGAAGGTGCTGTTCAAGGTCATGACGACCTAGTTAACATTTCATTAGAAGAAACTGCAATTGGGttgttttga